The genomic window GCCGCCCAGGCGTGCCGATGCCTCCGGGGTCCGGGCCACCGTAAGCGGGTACGTGTCcactgtccagattcatccaCACCTGACCCAGGCACGCAGACAAGTCTAGGTTCGCCGTCGTCCTCTTCTTCCCGACGCTTCATATAGTTGCCTCGTCGGCGTGCACGATCCCCCGCCGATCAAGCTAGCCGGCTAGCCAGCGAAGCAGCTCCGGTGCTACTTCTTGCCTATACCTCGCAACTTCTCTCATGGCAGCGGCGGGGAAGGAGCGGAGCAGGGTTCTGGTCATCGGCGGCACGGGCTACATCGGCCGGTACATCGTCGCCGCCAGCGCCCGGGAGGGCCACCTCACCTCCGTCCTCGTCCGTgacccggcgccggcggaccCTGCCAAGGCTGCCGTCCTCCAGGGCTTCCGGGACTCCGGCGCCACCCTCGTCAAGGTCAgctgccgccgctccttccTCGTTCTTTCTTTTCCCCATTTCGTTTCCTGTTCATATGATGAATTCTGCATTGTATTATCCATGGTGAGGAAGTAGTAATGGGACAAGTGATTTGGTTTCTTCTATCTGTCAACGAGGAttgattttttaatagatttgtGAAAGGGAAGGAATGGGAGTTCCAAAAGTCATCCAACAACCTTTTCAACCTGTTCATTTCAGTAAATAAGATAAGAAAACCAGTGTGGTGATACGTGGATTAGTAGAATACTATCTccatttttaatagataacgccaTTAACTAATGTCCATTTAAAAAGATTACGTaatacaaaaattttaaataagacgcaTGGTGAAACATGTCCAAAAGTTAATGACGTcaactattaaaaaacagagggaatagTAAAATGTTCAGAACCAAGTAGAGGTTATGGGGTTTAAATCATTGCTTTGAAACATGACTCAAAGTAACACTTTTAAAAAGAAACTGCTTGGACTTTCAAGATTTCGTCAGTGTTCAAGCCACAAACTAATTGTCTCAGATGCAGACAGATGTTCAAGTTAAAGCTTGAATTCTGGTTTTAACTGGGTTGTCTCACTGCGTAGTGTGTTATGATGTACTAATGTGCAAAAAGATCTTCTGAAAGCTCGTGGTCTAGTACAGGTAAAATGTCATAGAGCTGATTGTTTATATGCCCTTCTTGATAGTAAGTGCAGTTGTCAGATTAAACAGCAATGATATATCTCAGGTTCCACAATGATTAGTTTATGCCTCATGGTATGATTTGATTTGATGCTGACATATAAAAGTTATTCCTTTGCTGGATAATTAGGGAGATCTTTATGGCCATCAAAGTTTGGTGGCAGCCATCAAATCTGCTGATGTGGTTATCTCGGCTGTGGGTTACGCGCAACTAGCAGATCAAACCCGTATTATTTCTGCTATTAAAGAAGCAGGGAATGTGAAGGTGACCACCTAAACTTACATTACAAACATTTCATGGCTGTTATACTTCAAATTTCTGTATGCATTGAAGAGTATGTCGTTCATCTATCATGACTTGTGATGTTGCTTTGTGCATTAAGATAGCCTTCATGGATGATTTTGAATATTAAGTTGTGATATCACTAGCCTTGTTTGGTACAAATAACCCTGATTCTAATTAACAGAGGTTAATATCTGTTTTCTCTTCCCACACAATAAAGCTCTCACATGCAAACAATTTAATGCtggatgtatttttttatattttctcgaAACTGTGGTGAGCTTGCTCATTTGAAGAATCCTTGAAAGGTGGCTTAACTATCTAGTTTCCATCATTCCTTTTGATTAATGTGGATAGTATTGTGCAGAGATTCTTCCCTTCGGAGTATGGTAATGATGTGGACCGTGTACATGCGGTTGAGCCTGTGAAATCAGTGTATGCTACAAAAGCTCGTATAAGGCGTGTAATTGAGGCTGAGGGGATCCCATACACATATGTCTCCTCGAACTTCTTTGCTGGTCGTTTCTTGCCAAGTCTGGCACAGGCCTGGATCAAGGGCCTTCCAACCGACAAGGTTATCATCCTTGGTGATGGAAATGTAAAAGGTAAAACTGATCATGTGTGCTTATTATGCTTACCGTGTGTTGTTTTACTGCAGAAGATCTCTCTTATTTCAACAAGATATAAattgaacaagaaaaaaatacgGACACATTGcaatgcatatattattttttttattttgtcaaaaACAGGAGTCTTTGCCACGGAGGAGGATGTGGGTACCTACACTATTAAAGCTGTCGATGATCCAAGAACCCTGAACAAGATCTTGTATCTCAGGCCATCAAGCAACATTTTGTCTCACAACGAGCTCGTCTCACTCTGGGAGAAGAAGGTTGGCAAGACATTTGATAGGGTGTACATCCCAGAAGATGAAGTCCTGAAGAAGATTCAAGGTGAGAATCAGCCATGTTCTCTCAAATGCAATACTTATGTTCAGTAGATGCTTATCCCTATTTTTTCCTGACATTTGACTTTAATTCAGAATCCCCAGCACCGTTGAATGTCGTACTGTCAATCAACCATTCTGTCTGGGTGAAGGGGGATCACACCAACTTTGAGATCGAGCCTTCATTTGGAGTTGAAGCTACTGAACTTTACCCCGATGTGAAGTACACCACTGTGGATGAATACCTGAACAGGTTCCTTTGAAATCTGTACAAATCCTACAAGGCTCGAATATATAAAATATGGAATAGATATTAGACAGTGAAAGTTGTGTTTTTCAATAagcaaaatttaattttgtacAAAACGCTCTAAAGTGTAATTTATTGAGAACAGTGATGCTGGTGCTGTCTTTGCTGCCACCGCCAGATTCATTGCCGTAGGTGGTTCTttcaaatatactccctccgtcccaaaaaaaacccaatcctgggtttgaatctggacatagtgtgaatctggacatacactatgtccagattcaaatccaggattgggttttttatgggacggagggagtatgcaagAAGGTGGTTCTTTCAAAGCTCAGCTGAGGGAATATATGCAAGAAGATGGTTCTTTCAAAGCTCAGTTGAGGGGACCTCTCAGTTCTGGAGAGGGCTCCACGAAGTGAAAAATTTAGTGTAATATATGTGTTGTGAGAGGAATGTGAACAATGGGGAGGCACAATTCTAGGAATATGTGTGGATGGGAGAGTTGCTTCTTTCGGTAGGCTTGTTCATGAATTTCTGTAGTCCaatcaatattttctttttagaaaaaggtATTTGAAGTAAGAATGTCTTATTTGAAGCATGCTATACTAACTTACTAATTAATGGCATGTGGCCTCATTGCTGATGGTCATGTACTCATACGTGTTAGCTGCTTCAGAGAAAGATCCAGAAATGAAGTGAAACCACAATGATTTGGCACACAACTTTTTTGAATCAGATGTAGATGTTCAAAATTGAGAGTGTACTGATGCCTCAATCATGTTGATAGGTACCCTAAAAAATACTGTTAATAGTTTGATACACTGGAAAGCGAGTATAATTGAGGTTACCGTATTTGTAATTTGTGATATATTGGCATATGCATCTGGTgagaaacaaagagaaaataTGTATGCCTCAAGCTAGAACACGATAAAGTACCAGAAGACAATCACCTTATTAGAAGAGAGATGTCCTTGCGCTTAGTAAAATTCATCGAGTGTTGTTGTATAGTGGGTAGTATTCCGATGTACCAATAAATCTTCAGAGCCATCTATATATACAGCAAACCGATTAACATTGTGCGTGCTCTCGCGATAGCCTAAACGAGTGACCCCTCCTTTAATCAACTAGATGGATACCCCGCACGTTGCTGCGGGAGGATTGTGTGATAATATAGTAGAtatgagttctaaaattttctcttttttttgttgacCTTTATacaactgttggtatttcttaacgacattactagaaatataattcccagcaatggtgcAGAAATATTTCtgatatattatggttacagagttcatccgcaagcgcacggatataccattctAGTATTTCACtttagagtattccaagggttcgtatttgtttaatcccgtggtaagattataatagagagaaccgtactaataatttatatattacttgtaacaACCAAAAGTCTAAGCATGGGTTAATATAATTTAGAGGGTAGAGTGGTACTAAGTAGAAGCATTCACAATTATCTAAGCTAACTGGAAAGAATATAGAAAGATCTTATTCCTATGCttcatattatacatacatattatacatacatcctagttatatCCTTACTTATCTAATACCATCTTTCCGATGCTCTCCTGGTGCTTCGAGAAGCCATCCCTGATTgctgagttccttacgacaatccgtcatgaccatccaaccggagctaaatacagaggagtaccctccccagaaaattaacttaggactatatacacgcgcggaggaatacccgtattgagctgtcaccatcagcggcccacctcgctTCCACAGCATATAATCCTAAATGATGATATCCAGTAATCTAAACACTACgcttaaattaccaaatactactataatatcatcgtcatgacatagagtcatCGTATACAcgatcattatacccacaccattgcatctcccagataagctagcattaTAATGAATATAACTTGCATATATAATAAAGTTGGCATTCGTATACTCGGAAAGTAGTACAATACCAAAGtaatataaagaagaatattctaaataaagtacaagtcttacatccataagtctgattctcgacatcgtccgattgattgatcgtctattttgatgtcgattctcctccattctAGGTTCATTCTttgcaagaggttagtaatccTAAAGCCAGtggaatatttattattaaacgTAAATATGCAtggcaagcataactagttctcctttattttggtagtattgacggtcgaaactaatcgctaacgaccgtcaacaacaaccatcctaaaattttctttcttacctactatacaattatttttttcgtgTGTTTATCTATTCTTATACTTTTATCAATTATCTTGAGGTTATAAATGATTAGGTTGTATGGTATGCCTTTTTGGGGAAGAGACGCAATTTACACccttgatgaatcatccaaaggttaaaaacaattaaggtgatgtggcttcatgagagaagagagaattagcattaactacacttgGTGGGGatgaactttatagatatataggatcaGTGCACATACGACCACAAGCTCCTTTCTAAAAAGGTCACCGCGCAACaagaaaatggacatttggcCACATTCAAAAAGTGGTTTCGCTAGAATGCCATCCCGAAAACGTGTTTCGCTAAAATGACAATATGAAGCGCGCAATCACAGCCACTTTGCCATTTTCTCCATTTTCATCATTTTCAATTCCATTTTCACTGGAATTCGGCTTGGAGGGAgcgggggaggcggaggtggtgggaGATTGGGGCGGCGGTGACGACTTCGTTGGTGGTAGAGCTGGTGAGGAAGGCTGCCGCGGAGAGCCACCACGGTCTTGGGCAGCCGCATCCGCCGCCGGACGGCGCCGTCCTCTGCCGACCACTTCTCCGACGACGGGCACGGGTGACGGCGCGACCTCCGGTGCCCGCTGCCACCACCTTCCCCGACGATGACGAGTTTCGGCTAAGTTGATAAGGGGCAATTTTGTCTCATCACCTAGTAGAGGAGAGAAAATCTTTTTGAAAATGAATAAAATGATAAAAATGGCAAAGTGGCGGTAGACGCACGCTCCATATTGGCATTTTCTCAAATCGCGTTTTTGAGATGACATTATAGTGAAACCACGTTTTAAACATGgccaaatgtccattttctGCCGCGCAACCCTCCCCAGTCCCCACACACGCCTTCTCGTGAGAATGAACCGTGTGTTGTGTGTGCTTTTCCTACTGGGCCGATATGAAGCCCATAAACACCAtgagaggaaaaaaacatatggGGAGCTAGGGTTCCACCTCGATCCAAAATCCAATGGACaaaataatattcataaaaAAAGAAGTACAAACAAGAGTCAAAAGCAAATAAATAAGCTCCATCCTGAGACCTAAAAATGCCTCCTAGTTTCAAGCTTATGTACATTCCATCACAAATTTCATCTCCTTTTCTGATactaaaaaaatggtgggaaaAAGGCAAGTTATATAGGGAgaaagttatttctaaattatgtAAAAGTTACTCCCTAgaaatatataagttacttttcaAACTAGTTTAACTGACTTCCAAAAGCCCTGAAAAGACTGCATCTtctaacatgaaaaaaaaaaggttatgttACTCGTTTTGCATCTcttcatgtttatttttttatactggcaaatactccctctgtttcataatgtaagactttataGTATTCCATAtctatatagatgttaatgaatctagacatatatgtatgtccaaattcattaacatctatatgaatgtaggcaataCTGGAAAGTTTTAcgttatgaaacggaggaaatacatATCTACGGTAGGGATAATAGTTACTTCCTAGAATCATATAAGTTACTTTTGAATAACACATATTTAGCATCATAATATCTTGCTTATTAGCTATATAGAgtattagaaaagaaaatctgaGATAAGTTTACTCAATGAAAACCATCCATAtctgtcgacgagtgatactaGTAGACCAGATGATTAGGGTATTGGGATACATTGGAACGAGGATCTAGGTAacacgacatcaagcaagcagaagacaaggattatactggttcagaccccttatcaggtaatagccctactccagGGGATTGATGATGGAAAACTATAGATTACAATGGAAGTAGACGAAATTGATGATACCGATAAGATCGTAGTCGAGgtattcgacgagatctcctgGCGACTTGGCTTCGCGTACTCTGGCTTCAtaaactatggtgggtgtgttggcgatgagattcgatgccttgcacccctccttgggggtcccttttataccgtggattATCTTGATCTCCAAGTAAGACTCGGAGATATTGGATCTTATACGATATAACAGAAACTCTATCCTCTTTGAGCAGGACTTTGGAAATTGCTTGGCtcgtagagatattttccataatctGTAACAAATTCCTACGGCGTACACGGGAACAATCGGTGTACGTGAAGGTATGCCATATCCGTATATTTTATAAGTCATAGGATatgaggtatgccttatccgtaaccatgACAATATCTTTAACATATTGGCGTCAAATCATGCACAcaaagcgcaaaaaaaaaattgcatcgtGAGACTCCGATCCTTTTAttcctaaaatataaaggattttggaaGAATATTCGTAAACTAGATAGtgtgtcacatccctccaaaatcttttatactctctccattcaaaaatataagggattttgggtagATGTGGAATGAGTCGGAACATACttcatgtctagatttattgtattagaatttgtcacatccatccaaaatttcttatataattggacagagggagtactttccATCAAAatcttcatttatttattttataggatcatactccctccgtttcatattataagtcatttgattttttttctagtcgaACTTTATTCCGTTGACCGattttatagaaaaagttaACAATAtcgaaaatataaaattagttttattaaatttaacaataaatatagtttgataatatgtttattttatgttggaaatagtattatatttttctataaactagaAAAAtcgcccgtgcgttgcaacgggtaaagatGTTTTTTCAATGATATACTAAGAGCTGAGTAATAAACTGAAAATATTGGGATcactatacattataattgaaaaaggtaatgaaaattttaatattggGATCGCTATATATTACAATTAAACAAGTTAATGAATATCTTTTCTGGGTTTTGGCCGAAAGCCTTCCTTCCTTTTAGTCCTAGGCAAGTCCGCTACCTCCCTCCGTTTGGCCTACTTCCCTCCATTTGGTCTGCTTCTTTCGACTCATCAAATCCCTCCCTCCATTTGGCCTGCTTCATTTGACTCATCAAATCCggccgaatctttctcgatcacccaaaattggttgaggatTTTTTATCTACTCGATCTcctatttccctttttttccaaaatcaaaGCGTAAAACTGGTGATAATTAAAAACGATAAGGGAAAATCGCCGTCATTATCGACAACTGTTAGATTAAATCTGACCAAATAAAATAAAGCCGGAAAAATCATGGAGAAAATGATAAATGAGGAGTgggaatcgatttttttttgcaatcaaATTAGAGTAGAAAACACACTATTGATATGGCGTCGGTGCGGCGCCAGGGTTCAACTTGGGAGACGTGCACAGAATAAATTGGATTAAAAAATTGAGTGAGAAAAACCAAAAGGGAGAAAATAAcctgtgacaaaaaaaattgacgaaaaaaaacaaaaggtccGAGAGGGGCGGTGAACAGATCGGATgtaaaaaacggaaaaaaaaactaatagcaCGTgcgggaaaaaaaattctttcgCGTGAAAGAAAAAGTCAGAAAAATACCGGTGAGAAAAAACCAAACGGAATTTCTTTTACTGgcgagacttttttttttcctttttttcaatGGAGCcggacgatttttttttcattttttactgACGCGCGGCAGAAGCTTTTTTATCGCTTCTGAGTCggacattttcttttcttttttttacctctTTAGTCgcactatttttttcctttttttgctcggcctttttttccttttttttactcgGACCTTTTATTTTACCGGCTATGGAATTTTCTCGTTCTTTTTAAGTAGAGAGATAGGGATTAAAACCgtaacataaaattaaaactataTTTGACATACTAAAGTACcaacaaaaatatcttcaattttttataatagtagagatttaagttaaacttaaaaaagttgaCTAAtaaaatacttcatccgttttacaatataagacttttttagtattgtccatatttatttagatgctaatgaattGCATacatatagattcattaatatttatatagatggAGTCTTTCGTCGTGAAAGGTGTGGGGCCAGTGTCCTGACACGAGTGCCCTGGGCCTGCAGCTCCTCCGTCTCAGGCGACGTCGGAGGCAGAGCTCCAGTCCTCGATCGTCTGCTCGCTGCTCCGGCGGGAGGACGAAGAGGAGCGGCGGGGTTGGGGGTGCTCCCGCCTGCCCGCCCGCCGGCCAACCAGTACCCTATGGCAGCAGCTTTCCTACTATGCCATGTTATtgctagatccgcccctgctggccggagccgccgctgcctcctccactCCGACCCCCACACCGCGCACCCCCTCCTCGTCGCATTCTCCCGGCTCTGCGCCCACGGCCCGCTCCGCGACGCGCTCGCGCTGCTCCCGGACCTCGCCGCGGCCGGGCTCACTgcggacgccgtcgccgtctcccgccTCATCAAGCTCTGCGTCCGCCACGGCACACCCAGCGATGGCCGCCTCATCCACCGCCACGttttcggcggcggcgatgtggcGGCGCCCTCCTGCAGCAGCCTCTTTGTCTCCAACTCCCTCGTCTCCTTGTACGCCAAGTTCGGCCTGCTCGACGACGCACTCAGgctgttcgacggaatgccgcACAAGAATGTCGTGTCCTGGACGACCGTCGTCGCTGCGCTGGCCAATGCccgcgggaggaaggaggacgCGCTGCGGCTTTTTGTGGCCATGCTCAGGGACGGAGTGGCTCCCAACATGTACACTTTCTCGTCCATTCTGGGTGCTTGCAGCACGCCCAGGGTGCTCGCGGCGATGCACGGGAGCATCGTTAAGGTTGGGTTGGATTCGGATGTGTTTGTGCGGAGCTCCTTGATTGATGCGTATATGAAGTTTGGAGATTTGGACGGTGGGCGTCGTGTCTTTGACGAGATGGTAACACGTGATTTGATCGTGTGGAATTCGATCATTGCAGGATTCGTGCAGAGCGGGGATGGTGTCGGGGCGATAGAGCTTTTTATGAGGATGAAGGAGGCTGGGTTCTTGTCCAACCAGGGAACCTTGACCAGTGTTCTCCGAGCATGCACTGGTTTGGTCACACTTGAGGTGGGGAGGCAGGTTCATGCTCATGTTCTCAAGTATGACAAGGACCTGATTTTGCATAATGCACTTCTTGACATGTATTGCAAGTGCGGTAGCCTGCAGGATGCAGATGCCTTGTTTGGCAGGATGCCTCAGAGGGACGTGATCTCTTGGAGTACCATGATCTCTGGTTTGGCACAGAATGGGAGAAGCATTGAGGCATTGAAGGTTTTTGACATGATGAAATCTGAAGGGCCTAGACCAAACCACATAACTATGGTTGGAGTTCTCTTTGCATGCAGCCACGCCGGTCTAGTGGAAGATGGTTGGTACTACTTTAGTTCAATGGAGAAACTCTTCGGTATTCAACCTGAGAGAGAACACTGCAACTGCATGGTCGATCTACTTGGTCGGGCAGGGAAGCTTGATGATGCTGTGAAGTTCATCCATGAGATGAACTTTCAGCCGGACTCAGTTATATGGAGGACTCTTCTTGGGGCTTGCAGGATGCACAAAAACGCCGATCTTGCAGCATATGCAGCAAAAGAGATCCTTAGACTGGAGCCTGACGACCAAGGTGCCCGCATATTATTGTCAAACACGTATGCTGATTTGCGACAATGGGCAGATGCTGAGAAGTCGTGGAAGATGATGAGAGACAGAGGGGTAAAGAAAGATCCTGGGCGAAGCTGGATCGAGCTGGGTAAGCAGGTCCATGTTTTCATTGCTGGTGACTTGTCTCACCCAtgttcagagagtataattcaAGAGCTGAGCCGACTTTTCAGCAGGGTCACAAACCTCGGTTATACCCCCCAGACAGAGTTTGTGTTGCAGGATCTGGCAACTGAGCAGAAGGAAGATCTATTGAAATATCATAGTGAGAAGCTGGCAATAGCATTTGGAACGATGAACGCGATGGAAGGGAAGCCCATAAGGATCATGAAGAACCTCAGGATCTGTGGTGACTGTCATGCATTTGCGAAGCTCGTCTCCAAGAGCGAAGGCAAGGTGATCATCATCAGGGACCCTGTTCGTTTCCACCATTTCCAGGATGGAGTTTGCTCCTGCAATGATTACTGGTAGGGATGACAGGCACTGTCCCCCATTCGCAAGGTGCAACGAAGGTTAGCAGTGAGTAGTGACCACATCAAAGGTCTGATTTGAAAATGTCTCCAAAAATGTCCTGTCCGTGTGCTATTGGCTGGATGCACATACATGTCAGCATACAGCACTGGACAACATGTACGGTTGTACATGTTACTCCTATCACATCAACTCCATATGTTCTCCTACAGCTGATCCTGAGCCACATCTAGATTTCAGTGGAAGTCTGAAAGAGGAGCGTGAGAAAGAAAGAGCTAAGCTAGTcgaaaggaggaaaaagaacaAGGACGGAATGCAAAAAaagggagaggagaaagagaaaggcAGGAATAGAAACCGCAGCCATAGAAAAGAGAAGGCCTGCTGGCCAGCCTTCTTCCCCCCTCTTCCAGCTCATCCAAGCCAGCAGTTGTCAATCATTTTCCCCCCGACTTGGAATCTCTGCAAAACACATGCACCTACAGGCAAGTCAAAAGACATTTCATTATCTACTGTATGTATGTTCTTGGAAAGAAAGTTTGCTTTGGATATACATGCTAATAATATCTTGATGCTTAGCAAACAATAATATTTGGTACTCCATTTTTTCATTCTTGCCATATGTTTGTATTCAGCCAAGTTAGGTCAATATGCTTGAATTCTGGGTGGAGATTATtgtgggtaaaaaaaaaaaatgtcaaatgcATGTGATGTATGGGTATCTCCACAGTTAGCCTAGGGGGCTCATATAATTTGACAATGAGTATGGTTTCCAGGAATAGCTCATGTTGTCAAATTGATTCAAAGTACCTATCCTAATATCCTATATGCATAAAGCCTCTTGACATGTtggttaattattttcctaatcTAGGGGAGAGCATTATGATGTAATGTAAACTCTATAAGGTAAAGCAATTCAGAGCATCAATTATCTTGGAGTTGACGGGACACCAGCAGTTTTTGGTGAAGTTGACAACCAATATGCCATGATGGTTATTTATCTGAACCAGCTGAAGGGCTACAGAGTCCACCCCAGTAGCAGAAAATGTGCCCTTTGTCCAAAGATGATAGGACTCCTGTTAGGGATCTTTCAAGTAGAATTGCTGGGATGTGTTAGATTGAACAAATAACAGTTGATAGCGTAAAAGAACAAAAGTAAAGAAGTTTGCCTGTGGCCTAGGGGATTCAAATACTTTAGTCCATGTTTAATCTCTTCCCTCTTCCCATCAGGCTTGAATGCTTGATCCTCTGAGAACCACAACACAAATGTCTCCGTGCCATCCTATTTAGCTTTGCATATGCTTCTTAACATCCCAAGATCTACGATAGATGAGAGAACCACCATCAAGCATACCATTTCAGTACAGCAAAGCCCTGGAATTATATTACCAAGTTGTCAAGTTAAATACGCTATGTGTTcctgcctctttttttttttacttctttgaAGTTAGTGTTCATTTTATGTTTTTGTATTTCTACCATAATTCATCTGAATTCTCTTTGACAGGTTCAAGGGAAGTGGCTGTAAGGTCATACATGGTGCGTATAATGATCCATGTGTACCCTGCTATGTAGTTGTTATGACTTCTGAGATGTGCTTGGGTATCGGACATGGTTAATGGCTTGTTTCAAGTTTCATATAATTTCAAGTTTCAAGTTatgataaaacagtgataagaTCATTGCCAGTTAAGACTGAAATAATGTGCTGAAAGTTTGTCTAATTTTTGTGAAAACTGAATCCCTATGGCTCTTCTTCCTCTGCTATTGATTTTGAAGGTTATTGTAACCATCTGTTGATGAACAACGACATCATGAAGTTAACAGAGTATCAGTCTCCTAACAAAACCAGTAAAATGAGTTCTGTTATTTGCCTTTTCTTTCTAACGCAGAGCCTGTTTATGAGCCAACTTCATAAATTACTAGGCTTTCCTGGATGATCGGCCTGTTACGAATTTGTGTTGCGCAGCATGATTCTATCACTTGGTAGTTCTTTCCTTCGTGAAGGTGTCTACTTGACTTGTTGGAGTCTGCTTCTGTGGATTTAGATAACTTTCACCCGCATCCAGATTCCATTTCTT from Oryza glaberrima chromosome 6, OglaRS2, whole genome shotgun sequence includes these protein-coding regions:
- the LOC127777275 gene encoding phenylcoumaran benzylic ether reductase Pyrc5-like, coding for MAAAGKERSRVLVIGGTGYIGRYIVAASAREGHLTSVLVRDPAPADPAKAAVLQGFRDSGATLVKGDLYGHQSLVAAIKSADVVISAVGYAQLADQTRIISAIKEAGNVKRFFPSEYGNDVDRVHAVEPVKSVYATKARIRRVIEAEGIPYTYVSSNFFAGRFLPSLAQAWIKGLPTDKVIILGDGNVKGVFATEEDVGTYTIKAVDDPRTLNKILYLRPSSNILSHNELVSLWEKKVGKTFDRVYIPEDEVLKKIQESPAPLNVVLSINHSVWVKGDHTNFEIEPSFGVEATELYPDVKYTTVDEYLNRFL
- the LOC127776356 gene encoding pentatricopeptide repeat-containing protein At2g03880, mitochondrial-like; translation: MAAAFLLCHVIARSAPAGRSRRCLLHSDPHTAHPLLVAFSRLCAHGPLRDALALLPDLAAAGLTADAVAVSRLIKLCVRHGTPSDGRLIHRHVFGGGDVAAPSCSSLFVSNSLVSLYAKFGLLDDALRLFDGMPHKNVVSWTTVVAALANARGRKEDALRLFVAMLRDGVAPNMYTFSSILGACSTPRVLAAMHGSIVKVGLDSDVFVRSSLIDAYMKFGDLDGGRRVFDEMVTRDLIVWNSIIAGFVQSGDGVGAIELFMRMKEAGFLSNQGTLTSVLRACTGLVTLEVGRQVHAHVLKYDKDLILHNALLDMYCKCGSLQDADALFGRMPQRDVISWSTMISGLAQNGRSIEALKVFDMMKSEGPRPNHITMVGVLFACSHAGLVEDGWYYFSSMEKLFGIQPEREHCNCMVDLLGRAGKLDDAVKFIHEMNFQPDSVIWRTLLGACRMHKNADLAAYAAKEILRLEPDDQGARILLSNTYADLRQWADAEKSWKMMRDRGVKKDPGRSWIELGKQVHVFIAGDLSHPCSESIIQELSRLFSRVTNLGYTPQTEFVLQDLATEQKEDLLKYHSEKLAIAFGTMNAMEGKPIRIMKNLRICGDCHAFAKLVSKSEGKVIIIRDPVRFHHFQDGVCSCNDYW